From uncultured Desulfobacter sp.:
TTAAAAAATGGAAATTTCTCGGTTCTGTCCACGGCTACCCGGATATACAACAACTCCAGGCAGTTTATCATTACAATAAAACCGATAATTGTGTTGTACCACCGGTAATCCGTGAATGCTTCGGGTTGATAAAGGGGGCAAGATGGAAATATGTAACAGAACGAATAGAGTTGAAAAATTAGGTATGATAGGCCAATCGTCAACAAAAGAATTCCTAACAGCCCTTTAGCCTGATAGAACATTCGATCTCTGGATTCCAACTCGGAGCAGATATTAATTCTTTCTCTTTTCGTTGAAATTTCTTTATTGTATGCCACAATCATCAACCATAACCGGTAGGCTCGTTCTCTTTCCCGGAAATACCCCCCAAAAAAGAAACTGAATATACTCGTAAGTGCGGCGGAAGAAATCAAAAAAGCGGCTGGCTTATACATTGGACCCTCTTGAAATGATATAGGATGTCTTTAAGATTTTATAACCTATTTATATGTAGATATATTTAAAATCACGAACACTTTTCAAAGCCAATCTTTAAATATCGTCAAACTTAGCAAAATTAATCAAAACGATCCAGGTCTTAGCATCTATTTTTCAACAGACTCTAAAGATGCGTTTTTACAGAATCCGAATGCTTCTTTACTCGAATTCACCCTACTCGATTATCTGGGTTCTCTTTACTTGCCCTCCCTTTTTAAAGACGGTACAATAATGAAACTCGATCATCAAGTGAAAGTGTTCTTTTGATCTACCCGATACAACCTTTCATTCAAAATTGGCCGGTTTAAGACTACAAATTTAACAAAAAGGTGTCATATGCCGTATCCTCAAAGATCTATATTGTTCTGTGATGATTTACCCACCCGTCCGGTGGTGGAAAAAGGCCTTATCCTCGTTACCGGAGCTGGCGGTTACATCGGTGGTCGGCTTGTACCCGAATTAATTGCCCGGGGGTACAGGGTGCGTGTACTGGTCAGGTCCCATGGTGAATCTTATGGCCTGCGCTGGCCCGGGGCGGAGGTTGTGGAAGGAGATGCTTTGAATGTAGAGGACTTGAGGCGGGCCATGGACCAGGTTAATACCGCCTTTTATCTGATGCATTCGATGCTTACAGGGCGCAAAAAGTTACAAAATTTCGAATTGGCTGTGGCAAAAAATTTCAGACGGGCTGCTGGGGAAAAGGGTGTTGAGCGCATCATTTACCTGGGCGGATTGGGAGATAAAAACGATTCCTTATCCACGCACCTGAAGAGCCGTCTTGAAGTTGCACGGGAATTGATAAAAGGACCGGTGCCGGTGACGGTCATCCGGGCGGCCGTGATTATCGGCTCGGGAAGTTCCTCCTTTGAAATTATCAAAAATCTGGTGGCCCGCATGCCGGTGATCTGTTTGCCGGGTTATGCCAAAACCCTTTGTCAGCCCATCGGTATCCGTGATGTGATCAAGTATCTGGTGGGGTGCCTGGAACACGAAAAGACTCGTGGCCGGGAATTTGATATCGGAGGGAATGAGATCCTTTCCTATGAAAATATGATGAAGGTAGTGGCGGATATTCTCGGCAAAAAGCGCTGGTTTACCCGACTTCCATTGTCTTTGAATGTTTTTTCATTTCTGGCCAGTTTTATCACGCCGGTACCGGCCGCGATCACCCGTTCACTGATGGAAGGGCTTGCCAATGAAGTGGTGTGTAGAGATGAGGAGATCCAGGCTCTGATTCCTTTCGAGACCGTTCCCTTTCGCGAAGCGGTTAAACGCGCCATGAAAATCGAAGACGACGACACAATGCAAAGCCGATGGTCCTGTGCCTATCCGCCCACTTGGAATTTGGCTCCAAGGTTGCATGAATTGGCTCGGCCGCCTCATTATATCAGCCGGCATTGGATACATTCGTCTAAAAGCGACGTGTCCCTGTTTTATGCTTTTTGTCGGATTGGGGGCAAGGAAGGGTGGTTTCACAACAACTGGATGTGGCGTCTGCGGGGTGAGATCGACCGCCTGTTACTCGGTGTGGGCATGTCCCGGGGGCGGCGGAGTCAGTCCGAATTATGGGAAAATGATGTGATTGATTTTTTTCGTGTGGAGAAACTTGAGACTCACCGCCGGCTTCTGTTAAGGGCCGAAATGAAAGTGCCGGGTCAGGCCTGGCTGGAATTTAGTGTTAAAGCTGAAAACCCTCACCTTAACCGCCTCATTGTAACCGCATACTTTGAGCCCCGGGGGATCTGGGGCGATATATACTGGTATTTTTTCCTTCCTTTTCACTACCTGATTTTTACCCGCCTGCTCCAGGCCATCGAGGGACAGAGCCGTAGCAGGGAACGCGAATCTTAAATGCCATTCATTTAAATGTGATGTCATTTAATAAAAAAAAATTAGTTTTCAGCATTTTTTCATATAAAATAAAATCTCAACTTTCGGTGATTAAAAACGACAGCAAATAAAAATATAACAAATTGAATTTATTATTTAAATTGACGAATCTCACTTTATATGATACGCTTTGTTTACCACTAAACAAACATTTCAGACAAAGGAAATTCGTCAAAATGAATACTACACTTACCGGCGTACAAAATCAAATAACAAATTCAGAACAGATTGGCGTACTCAGTGATTACTTTGCAAAATTCAAAATCGGTACGTTATTGAATCGATCAGGAATCGTTAAAACCAAAGGAGCATCACCGCTTGCCATTTTCACAGCCTTATTTAACCTGGCATTTCACAACGAAAATTTATACCAGGGCATTGTGAAAAACAAAAAAGTTGAGGTCGATAAGGACGCTGCTTACAATTTTCTGAACTCTCCGACATATAACTGGCGGCGGTTTACCCTTCATCTTTGCCGCCGGATTTATTTTATCATTAGAAAGCTTCTTGATGATTCTTCCGAAGAAGTTCTTATTTTTGACGATTCTACCTATAGCAGAAACCGTTCTAAAAAAGTCGAGCTTTTATCCCGGGTGTTTGATCATACAGATATGAAGTACATCAAAGGATTCCGGATGCTGACCCTTGGCTGGTCTGACGGTAACAGTTTTCTTGGACTTGATTTTGCCCTTTTATCATCTGCAGACAAAAAGAATCGATACAATGAAATCAATCCTGATATTGATAAAAGGACCTGCGGATATCATCGCCGCCAGGAAGCGGTTACAAAAACCACAGCCCATCTCGTACCGATGGTAAAAAGAGCCCTTGATATGGGTGTCCGGGCTAAGTATGTTTTAATGGACAGTTGGTTTTCGATGCCATCAGCAATAGCAGATTTGCGGGAACACATACACGTCATATGCATGCTGAAAGATCATCCAAAATGGCTTTATGAATATCAAGGCAAAAAGCTTAGGCTGTCCGAACTCTATGGAAAATTGAAGAAAAAAAGAGGACGGGCAAAAATCAAGGCCCAAGCCATTGTTACTCTTTCCAACGGCAAGCAGGCAAAAATTATTTTTGTTTCCTGTGATAAAAAACGAGGCTGGCTTGCACTCCTGTCGACAGATCTGTCCCTCCCTAATGAAGAAGTCATTCGGCTGTACGGCAAACGCTGGGATATTGAAGTCTTTTTCAAAATGTGCAAGCAACACCTGAAATTGGCAAAAGAAATACAAATTAGGAACTACGATGGCCTGATCGCTCATACATCTCTTGTCATTGCCAGATACAACATGCTCAGCCTTTATCAGCGGCAATGTATGGATCAAAGGTCATTCGGGGAACTCTTCAGGGCCTGTAATGATGAGATGACCAATCTTTCTTTTATGGTCTCTTTGGAGCGGATCATGCGCTTAGCTCTGGTAAATATTCGGCGACTATTTGATTTTACCGAGCATATGGTACAGGAGATGCTTGATCTGGTGATGGGTCAAGCTCTCAAGTATTTCGGTTTTTCAAGTGAGATTGAGGAATTATCGGGGGTGCAAATTTACTCCTCCGAAAGTTGAGATAAAATATTATTAGAGCCTCTTGCAGAAATGTCTTATCTGCAAGGGGCTCAATGAGTTGGCGTTTCATCGCCTGCACAGTCTTGGTAAAAATGCTTAAGTCCTATGGGTAACTAAGACGATCCCATCAGTATCCTTTCCGTAGACAAGGGTAAGCTACTGGTAACCCAGGTCAAGGAAGTGTTTGAGGAAGAGCAGCTCACCATTACCTTTGAGAGGAGTCTTGAGGTAGATCCGCCAGGCCGCAGCCACGGGGATATTCCCGTTTGAATTTCAGGCGGAACCGGTACAGGCAAAGAATTGGTGGCCCAGGCAATTCATGACCTCAGCGCCAGGGCGCGGGCCTTTGCATTCTGGTCCATATTTCCTCGCTTCCCCAGGATCTGGTGGTCATCGAATTGTTCGGACATGTGGCCGGCGCTTTTACCGGGACCTCCAGATTGCGAAAAGGGTGTTTCGAACAAGCAAGCAGAGTGGAGAACGGTATTTCCTGGGTATTTCCCGGCGGTCTTTGTATCACAAGATGGATCGTTCCGGATTGAGCATGAAGTTCCCAAAGGCATAAGGCCCATGGTCAAAATAAAATCGCCCATCTACTTTCTTTTTAAGCCGCCCTCGGCGTTACGCCAAAGGGCACATATTCCACAATATGCTTCCGCTGGCATACCTTGATGGCGACTTAAAATCCGGTGCATCTGTGGCAGATTTAATTTTGACCATGGGCCTAAGACTGGAATGACGTTTTTTTATTAGTCTCAAATAAGGGACATGGCATTTTTAAAATCTACCAACATGGCGCCGGATTTTTGCCCGTCTTCAAGGCACATCAATGGGGCATATTGGAATCTGTGTCCATTGATGCAACGAAGAAAACGGGTAAAAAGACAAATGGTACATTTTAGTTTAATGGTTAGGATAATGCACACGATCAAAAAAAGCATTGACAATAAAGACAAGTATGGATATTATTCGGCGTCAATTTGATGGGCCATTAGCTCAATTGGCAGAGCAACTGACTCTTAATCAGTAGGTCCAAGGTTCGACCCCTTGATGGCCCACCACCTACAGCAACAAGGCTTTCAGCGTTTTTCGTTGAAAGCTTTTTTGCGTTTTAAAGGCTTTCTGTGTGAGAGTCTGTGAATGTGCAGGTTTGTATAAAAGTTAGCATTGGGGTTTCTATACGTGTAGAAGCCGAATTTCCATATGTGGAAAGTTGAAGTGTCCGTATACGGACGGTTTAATTCCGAACTTGATAATCCCCCCGGAAATCGGTAAAAGTTGCTTCCGGCAAAAATCAATTACCAGGAGCAAAAGATTGAATAAACTCGAACTAATTCAAACCGTTAAAGACAGAACAGGGTTGAGCAAACAGGAAATCAGCGACGTGGTAAAGCTGTTCTTTGAGAGCTTCACCGAGGCTATGGTCAACGGAGAACGGATTGAGATCCGAGGATTTTGTTCTTTTTTCATGAAGGAATACGCTGCTTACACTGGCAGAAACCCCAAAATTGGGGAAAAGGTCCAGATACCTGCCAAAAGATTACCCTTCTTCAAGCCGGGTAAAGAGTTGAAGGATAGGGTTGATTATTAAAATGAGTTTTGAAACCGAATCAATTGGATATGAAAAAACAATCCTTTCAGACCTCCAGGGTGCCTGGACAATCTTTCGCAAAGCCGTGGTTGAAAATGCTGGGTTCCCTGGCTGGAACAAAGTGCTTTTTCATACAGACGAGGCCATGAATTGGGAGACTGTCAGGAATTTAAAATTGATGCCCCCGCTGGTGCTTATCATCAGGAATCTGTGTGTTCAAGGTGATGCCCCGGAAGACGTTTTTACCTGGCTCAATGAAATCCATGAACTTCTTGACGAGGTGCTGGAAGAATATTCGGAGTAGCGCATAAAGAACCTTTCATAACAGGAGCAAGAAAATGGCAGTTGAAATATACCCTTCATCATTCCGATGCGATTGTGGACAGGAATTAGATTTCTTTGAAAACACAATCCAAGAAATGAAACAAATGAGCAAGAACAAACGTGTTCGTTTAGGAGACGAAGATCATAGGGTTATTTTTTACAAAGGGGAGGCGATAGAAATCATATGCCCGAAATTAAAGAAGTGTAAAATCACAGGTATTGAATAAGGGGGGGGGGCTTCTGCAGGTTTTCGCCCATAGGGTAGGAGACCGATACCGCCCTCTGAGCCAGATATGAAATTTTTTCTAGTGTTTAGTCGACTAAATATCAAAACTAATGATTTAGGTCATCTTCTCCCTCATATATGGGTGAACACGTTTCACCAGATGAACAGATAAGAACACAGATTTGGGGTAATTTAAAAAAATAAGTTCTCATAGAAAAGAACTGAAAGTATGTGTTCATACTCGATTATTAAGTTTTTAGGGAATGTGTTCAAATTCAAGGCGGAAACAATTTTTAACCGGAAGAATATATAATATATTTTGAGGATTAAAAATTTTTTCCAACGCCGAAGTTGGGCAAATTAACAAAAACTTGATCATCGAGTCATAGTGTTCTATTTGTTTTGCCCGATCCAGTTTTAATCTTTGTACTCTCCCGTCAGTACTGCATCTTAGCCTATAGTTCCTCATTAGCTCTATCCGTCCTGAACCTCATAACGTGTTCGTTTTTTCCAGGAAATAAGATAGAGTACGAAAGTGTGTTTCATCGACGAAACGCTTTTTCTTAAAATGTCGATTGACCCAACCTCGCTCAAAAAGGTATGAAGGGCGTTTTGATAATGAAAGGATCTGATTTTGGCACTTACAAAAACTGATATTGTTGAACTGATTGTAGAGAAAGATGATTTTAGTCCAACCGAAGCAAAAGACGGGTTAGAGGAGCTTATTGAAATCATAAAATATACACTTGAGTCGGGTGAAGATCTTATGATTAGCGGTTTCGGGAAATTTCAGGTCAATGAAAAAAAACCGAGAAAGGGACGAAATCCAGCCACTGGTAATTCAATGGTACTGGCCAAGAGACGGGTGGTTACATTTAAATGTGCCGGGAAATTGAGGGACCGAATCAATGGATAAAATAGACCCTAAATTATATGGTCTGCCGGTGCGAACAGTTTTGCTGAAGGATGATCACGATAACTTTGTCCTTTCTATCGACAGAAAAAGTCGGATAATCATGAAGGATGCCACTGCTATCCTTGAGAAAGCAGATAAAATCAAGAAGACTGTCCCTGGTGCCACAATCACGCTGGAAACGACAGCGCCTGTTTGCAGCAAATCAACAAAGTTTCTTTCAGACAATGAAATTGAGGTCATTTTAAAAAAATAATGCCGCCAGTCATCCCAGATAAAAATGAATTCATCACGCTTACCACGATGAAAATGCCTTTTGGCAAATATAAAGGTCTGCGTCTTGTGGACCTGCCGGAACCTTATCTGGTTTGGTTCTCACGAAAGGGTTTTCCAGAAGGCAAATTAGGGCGATTGCTGCAGACCGTCTATGAAATTAAACTCAACGGCCTGGAATACCTGTTTAAACAGAAATGAAGCGCTACACAGCTCGATACAAATATGCTGGTGATGACCGGCTTGATATCACCGTAAAAGGCAAAGATCCAATAGGCCGTTTTTTTTGCTTCCACCTGGAAAATGGTCATAGGACGGAAAAACATCCTGGGATGAATACAAACAAATATATCGGGAGCTGATGCAGAAATCTTACCGGGAAAATTCAAGGA
This genomic window contains:
- a CDS encoding SDR family oxidoreductase, whose translation is MPYPQRSILFCDDLPTRPVVEKGLILVTGAGGYIGGRLVPELIARGYRVRVLVRSHGESYGLRWPGAEVVEGDALNVEDLRRAMDQVNTAFYLMHSMLTGRKKLQNFELAVAKNFRRAAGEKGVERIIYLGGLGDKNDSLSTHLKSRLEVARELIKGPVPVTVIRAAVIIGSGSSSFEIIKNLVARMPVICLPGYAKTLCQPIGIRDVIKYLVGCLEHEKTRGREFDIGGNEILSYENMMKVVADILGKKRWFTRLPLSLNVFSFLASFITPVPAAITRSLMEGLANEVVCRDEEIQALIPFETVPFREAVKRAMKIEDDDTMQSRWSCAYPPTWNLAPRLHELARPPHYISRHWIHSSKSDVSLFYAFCRIGGKEGWFHNNWMWRLRGEIDRLLLGVGMSRGRRSQSELWENDVIDFFRVEKLETHRRLLLRAEMKVPGQAWLEFSVKAENPHLNRLIVTAYFEPRGIWGDIYWYFFLPFHYLIFTRLLQAIEGQSRSRERES
- a CDS encoding transposase, producing the protein MNTTLTGVQNQITNSEQIGVLSDYFAKFKIGTLLNRSGIVKTKGASPLAIFTALFNLAFHNENLYQGIVKNKKVEVDKDAAYNFLNSPTYNWRRFTLHLCRRIYFIIRKLLDDSSEEVLIFDDSTYSRNRSKKVELLSRVFDHTDMKYIKGFRMLTLGWSDGNSFLGLDFALLSSADKKNRYNEINPDIDKRTCGYHRRQEAVTKTTAHLVPMVKRALDMGVRAKYVLMDSWFSMPSAIADLREHIHVICMLKDHPKWLYEYQGKKLRLSELYGKLKKKRGRAKIKAQAIVTLSNGKQAKIIFVSCDKKRGWLALLSTDLSLPNEEVIRLYGKRWDIEVFFKMCKQHLKLAKEIQIRNYDGLIAHTSLVIARYNMLSLYQRQCMDQRSFGELFRACNDEMTNLSFMVSLERIMRLALVNIRRLFDFTEHMVQEMLDLVMGQALKYFGFSSEIEELSGVQIYSSES
- a CDS encoding HU family DNA-binding protein; translation: MNKLELIQTVKDRTGLSKQEISDVVKLFFESFTEAMVNGERIEIRGFCSFFMKEYAAYTGRNPKIGEKVQIPAKRLPFFKPGKELKDRVDY
- a CDS encoding integration host factor subunit alpha, whose protein sequence is MALTKTDIVELIVEKDDFSPTEAKDGLEELIEIIKYTLESGEDLMISGFGKFQVNEKKPRKGRNPATGNSMVLAKRRVVTFKCAGKLRDRING
- a CDS encoding DUF3820 family protein — protein: MPPVIPDKNEFITLTTMKMPFGKYKGLRLVDLPEPYLVWFSRKGFPEGKLGRLLQTVYEIKLNGLEYLFKQK